Part of the Penicillium digitatum chromosome 4, complete sequence genome is shown below.
GTCAATAACTCTGAACACTGAGCCTCATCAATGCAGAGTGCGACCGGCCATTAAGCCATCATGAAGGCGCTCTTCTCCAAGGGCTCAAAGAATGGGGTGCGTGACAATACATCCCTACAGCCATGCTTTCTCGATCTGGTAGCACAGCAGATGCCTCGGGCACTCCCGTGAGACTATTTGGATTGGGACTGCGACTGACTTGCATGTTCCACTTTGCGCAGGCTTCCAACCCCCCGGCTACGGCGCCACCCGTGAAAAAGGACCTCCAGGTACCGCAGCTGTCGCCGCTAGAAAAACGATTACAGGACATGGGATCCATCCGTGGCGACGGGAGTGACAAGTTCTACGGAATGGAAAATGTGAGTTTCGGGTTTCCCCGGAGTCGGGTTGGGATCGCAAAGGCACTAACCGCAATCTCCCGCACTTGTCCAGTATGGAAATACGTGTTACTGCAACTCAATCCTGCAATGCCTTTACTACTCGGTTCCTTTCCGTGAAGCCGTCATCAACTATCCACGACGCACACCCATGGACAGCCTCGAGGCTGCACTCGCCAAGAACCTACGTTACCAAAACCCAAATGCACACATTGAAGCCGAGGCACTGGCTGCCAAACAAAAGGCTTCCTCCCCACCATCCGCGCGCCAGGCCGGTGTGCCCCCAAATCCAAACCAGAAGCCGGAGGACAAGGAATCACCCGAATACAAGAAGAAGGTGGCACTGCAGACCCTTCCGATTTTGGAAACCAAGAACAATGCGACCAGTTATGGGATGTCGGAGTCCCTATTCACTTCGCTCAAGGATATCTTCGAATCGGTGGTAGCCAGCCAAGCGCGCATTGGTATCGTTCGCCCGCAACAGTTTCTGGAAGTTCTGCGACGAGAACACGAAATGTTTCGGACCGCTATGCATCAGGATGCACACGAGTTTTTGAATTTGCTCCTCAATGAGGTGGTGGCCAATGTCGAAACGGAGGCCACGAAGCAATCATTCATCGAGAAGGCTTTGCCGCCAACGGAAAGTGTGGATTCGTTAGCAATGGTGCCATCGAGCACGGGTTCGAAGTCACCAAACACTACGAGATGGGTTCACGAGCTATTTGAGGGAACTCTGACGTCCGAGACCAAGTGTCTCACCTGTGAGAAGGTCTCGCAGCGAGATGAGGTGTTTTTGGATTTATCAGTGGATCTCGAGCAGCACTCGTCCGTGACCTCTTGTCTTCGAAAGTTTTCGGCCGAGGAAATGCTTTGTGAGCGCAACAAGTTCCACTGCGACAATTGCGGTGGACTGCAAGAAGCGGAGAAGCGGATGAAAATCAAACGTCTGCCTCGTGTGCTGGCGTTGCATTTGAAGCGCTTCAAATATACAGAGGACTTGCAGCGACTACAGAAGCTGTTCCACCGCGTCGTGTATCCCTACCATCTTCGTCTGTTTAACACCACAGACGATGCCGAGGATCCAGACCGGCTCTATGAACTATATGCGGTGGTCGTTCACATTGGCGGCGGACCGTATCACGGCCACTACGTTGCCATCATCAAGACTGAAGACCGTGGTTGGTTGCTGTTCGACGACGAGCTTGTGGAGCCGGTTGACAAAAGCTACGTGCGCAACTTCTTTGGAGATCGACCCGGGTTGGCGTGTGCCTATGTTCTATTCTATCAAGAGACAACTATCGAGGCTGTCATGCGCGAACAGGCACAAGAGAACCAGGCCTCCGCGACCGCAACAGCCGAAACAGGCGAGGCCGGAAAGTCTAATGGATCCCCTTTCTCACCACCGCTAGCTCATGCCCAAAGTGCATCACAGGTGCCTCCTGAGCAGGCAATCCCCTTTACTCCTCTCAGCCGAATCCCAACGGCACCCCCACTGTCTACCTATCCAGAAGAATCTCGGGGATCCCATCCAACTTTACCGCAGCCCGTTCAACCGTCTCTCCCTTCGATCCCTGACGAATCAACTCCC
Proteins encoded:
- a CDS encoding Ubiquitin carboxyl-terminal hydrolase; this encodes MKALFSKGSKNGASNPPATAPPVKKDLQVPQLSPLEKRLQDMGSIRGDGSDKFYGMENYGNTCYCNSILQCLYYSVPFREAVINYPRRTPMDSLEAALAKNLRYQNPNAHIEAEALAAKQKASSPPSARQAGVPPNPNQKPEDKESPEYKKKVALQTLPILETKNNATSYGMSESLFTSLKDIFESVVASQARIGIVRPQQFLEVLRREHEMFRTAMHQDAHEFLNLLLNEVVANVETEATKQSFIEKALPPTESVDSLAMVPSSTGSKSPNTTRWVHELFEGTLTSETKCLTCEKVSQRDEVFLDLSVDLEQHSSVTSCLRKFSAEEMLCERNKFHCDNCGGLQEAEKRMKIKRLPRVLALHLKRFKYTEDLQRLQKLFHRVVYPYHLRLFNTTDDAEDPDRLYELYAVVVHIGGGPYHGHYVAIIKTEDRGWLLFDDELVEPVDKSYVRNFFGDRPGLACAYVLFYQETTIEAVMREQAQENQASATATAETGEAGKSNGSPFSPPLAHAQSASQVPPEQAIPFTPLSRIPTAPPLSTYPEESRGSHPTLPQPVQPSLPSIPDESTPPLSPKKSDHQLRKERRALEKEKDKNEKNRLKEQDLYNREIQRREAEELKRALEASRAETVDFAENGSPRKSSSFGFLKRGSRSFSHRLGKDKEPRVSTSDLSTAPLLPDVMREAHLKEAEPARPVKTVQPIKPVHPAQSVQSPVPSPRNFPPISSPKQPKQPIRARTPESLAKDLTKDQPSNNVKPGHTHTARWRSFSFKKVA